One Deinococcus roseus DNA window includes the following coding sequences:
- a CDS encoding type III pantothenate kinase encodes MNIPLLAIDVGNTSTVLGLLQSDGTPIRSFRIRTDRDALPDNYALMIRSLLDLARTPEPHSAIISSVAPPVGQNIMLALQDYWGIPVYEVGHHNLNVQIDLKDPTTVGADRLVNMFGVWEHVPEGRYAIIVDFGTASTFDAIQSPRRFMGGVIAPGPSTAADALFNKTAKLPRVPLVAPPTAIGRTTPEAIQSGLVYGYVEMVDGMIRRLSEEMPEKPIVVATGGFARTLKGLCRNIDVYDDDVTIKGLINIWREHAQN; translated from the coding sequence GTGAACATTCCCTTGCTTGCCATTGATGTGGGAAACACCAGCACCGTGCTGGGCCTGCTGCAGTCGGATGGCACCCCCATTCGCAGTTTCAGGATCCGCACAGACCGGGATGCTTTGCCCGACAATTACGCCCTGATGATCCGCAGTTTGCTGGACCTTGCCAGAACCCCCGAGCCGCACAGTGCCATCATTTCCAGCGTGGCCCCTCCGGTGGGTCAGAACATCATGCTGGCCTTGCAGGATTACTGGGGCATTCCGGTGTACGAGGTGGGGCACCACAACCTGAATGTGCAAATCGACCTGAAAGACCCCACCACGGTGGGTGCAGACCGTCTGGTCAACATGTTCGGGGTGTGGGAGCATGTGCCAGAAGGCAGATACGCCATCATTGTGGATTTCGGAACGGCCAGCACCTTCGATGCGATTCAGTCCCCCAGAAGGTTCATGGGTGGGGTGATTGCTCCGGGTCCCTCCACGGCGGCAGATGCGCTGTTCAACAAGACCGCCAAGTTGCCCCGTGTGCCTCTGGTGGCACCTCCAACTGCCATCGGTCGCACCACCCCGGAGGCCATTCAGTCGGGTCTGGTGTACGGGTATGTGGAGATGGTGGACGGCATGATCCGCCGCCTTTCCGAAGAAATGCCCGAAAAGCCCATTGTGGTGGCCACCGGGGGTTTTGCCCGCACCCTGAAGGGATTGTGCCGCAACATCGATGTGTACGACGATGATGTGACCATCAAGGGCCTGATCAACATCTGGCGTGAACATGCTCAGAATTGA
- a CDS encoding LysE/ArgO family amino acid transporter, giving the protein MPFETAFFLKGLMLGFSLILAIGAQNAFVLRQGLARQQPFWIAFTSALGDALLITLGALGVGTLISSVPLLKGLAMWGGALFLLWFSFKSFRSALQPATLDSTQKAQKLTVRAAILTSVGFSLLNPHAILDTVVLIGSISGQYRAGQRWTFAAGSIVASFVWFFALAYLSGFLAPLFRKPITWRVLDVLIGLVMLGIAVSLVLTH; this is encoded by the coding sequence ATGCCATTTGAAACAGCTTTTTTCCTGAAAGGCCTGATGCTGGGGTTCAGCCTGATTCTGGCGATCGGGGCACAGAATGCTTTTGTGCTCCGTCAGGGGCTGGCAAGGCAGCAACCCTTCTGGATTGCCTTCACCAGTGCTCTGGGAGATGCTTTGTTGATCACCCTGGGAGCACTGGGGGTGGGCACCCTGATTTCCAGCGTTCCCCTGCTCAAAGGCCTTGCCATGTGGGGGGGGGCCCTGTTTCTGCTGTGGTTCAGCTTCAAGAGTTTTCGTTCTGCCCTGCAACCTGCAACGCTGGACAGCACCCAGAAGGCCCAGAAGCTCACGGTCAGGGCCGCCATTCTGACCAGTGTCGGGTTCAGTTTGCTCAATCCGCATGCCATTCTGGACACGGTGGTTTTGATTGGCAGCATCTCCGGGCAGTACAGGGCAGGCCAGCGCTGGACTTTTGCTGCTGGCAGCATCGTGGCGTCTTTTGTGTGGTTCTTTGCCCTGGCTTACCTGTCGGGCTTTCTCGCTCCCCTGTTTCGGAAGCCCATCACTTGGCGGGTTCTGGATGTGCTCATTGGCCTGGTGATGCTGGGCATTGCTGTTTCACTGGTTCTGACCCACTGA
- a CDS encoding HSP90 family protein: MVHSFKIDLKGIIDLLSNHLYSDPSVFVRELLQNAVDAITARKNNGERFEPNIRVEVVQDGETRRLIFEDNGIGLTENEIHEFLATIGRSSKRISEARESYLGQFGIGLLSCFMVSSEIRVYTQSSKGGPAACWIAQPDGTYEIATTTEAPEVGTRVILEAREDFDYLFEFENLQEDLFGYGEILPYPIQLSSGEEQIQVNSGNIPWTIYAETGDPALKEQVLAYARERLNLDALDCFPLKTSAGGVSGVAFVLPYSTQANSRQWHRVYLKNMLLGSQIENLLPEWAFFVRCFLNVQGLHPTASRESFYEDELLTEARAELNSQMQAWLRHLTQHDHEGLRKLLQLHYLPMRALSVDNDEFYKLLVHSFSFETSTGRMTLAEYLQHNPVIRYVTNLDQFRQIAQVASAYGHSVINAVYTYDVPILRKYTAMFDVATEEIDATTYAHTLEEVQSEGLQNFLLLAQDALKDLECQITVKKFIPDSLPALFIVSEVHQELGDVEQAQEVSDDLWSDVLEDYASELRSQRVAHLHLNFNNALVQSMLHAENPKVVRRLVQMLYVQAHLLGHHPLRQEELTLLTEGLQEMMFWGLRADRMLN, translated from the coding sequence ATGGTGCATAGTTTTAAGATTGACCTGAAGGGCATCATTGATTTGCTGTCCAATCACCTTTATTCCGATCCCAGTGTGTTTGTGCGTGAACTCTTGCAGAATGCCGTGGATGCCATCACCGCCCGCAAGAACAACGGAGAGCGCTTTGAGCCGAACATCCGGGTTGAAGTGGTGCAGGACGGAGAAACCCGCCGTCTGATCTTCGAGGACAATGGCATTGGCCTGACTGAGAATGAAATTCACGAATTTCTGGCCACCATTGGCCGTTCCAGCAAGCGCATTTCTGAAGCCCGTGAATCTTACCTGGGGCAGTTCGGAATTGGTTTGCTGTCTTGCTTCATGGTGTCCAGTGAAATCCGGGTGTACACCCAGTCCAGCAAGGGGGGTCCTGCTGCCTGCTGGATTGCCCAGCCAGACGGCACCTATGAAATTGCCACCACCACCGAGGCTCCCGAGGTGGGCACAAGGGTGATTCTGGAGGCCCGTGAGGATTTTGATTACCTCTTTGAGTTTGAGAACCTGCAGGAGGACCTGTTCGGGTATGGCGAGATTTTGCCTTATCCCATTCAGCTGTCCAGCGGCGAGGAGCAGATCCAGGTCAATTCCGGGAACATTCCCTGGACCATTTATGCAGAGACAGGCGATCCTGCCCTGAAGGAGCAGGTGCTGGCCTATGCCAGAGAGCGCCTCAATCTGGACGCTCTGGATTGCTTTCCTCTCAAAACCTCTGCGGGTGGGGTGAGTGGGGTGGCTTTTGTGCTGCCTTACAGCACCCAGGCCAACTCCAGGCAGTGGCACCGGGTGTACCTGAAGAACATGCTGCTGGGCTCACAGATTGAGAACCTGCTGCCAGAGTGGGCTTTCTTTGTGCGCTGCTTCCTGAATGTGCAGGGGCTGCATCCCACTGCGTCCAGAGAGTCTTTCTATGAAGATGAACTGCTGACCGAGGCCCGTGCAGAGCTGAACAGCCAGATGCAGGCCTGGCTCAGGCACCTCACCCAGCACGATCATGAGGGTTTGCGGAAACTGCTGCAACTGCATTACCTCCCCATGCGTGCCCTGTCTGTGGACAACGATGAGTTTTACAAACTGCTGGTGCACAGCTTCTCTTTTGAGACCAGCACCGGGCGCATGACGCTGGCAGAGTATTTGCAGCACAACCCCGTGATCCGTTATGTCACCAACCTGGACCAGTTCCGGCAGATTGCCCAGGTTGCTTCTGCTTACGGGCACAGCGTGATCAATGCCGTGTACACCTACGACGTTCCCATCCTGCGCAAGTACACGGCCATGTTCGATGTGGCAACAGAAGAAATTGATGCCACCACCTACGCCCACACCCTGGAAGAGGTGCAGTCCGAGGGGTTGCAGAACTTCCTGCTGCTGGCCCAGGATGCCCTGAAAGACCTGGAATGCCAGATCACCGTGAAGAAGTTCATTCCGGATTCCCTGCCTGCACTGTTCATTGTCAGCGAGGTGCATCAGGAACTGGGTGATGTGGAGCAGGCCCAGGAGGTCAGTGATGATCTGTGGTCGGATGTGCTGGAGGATTACGCTTCTGAACTGCGTTCCCAGCGGGTGGCCCACTTGCACCTGAACTTCAACAATGCCCTGGTCCAGAGCATGCTGCATGCCGAAAACCCCAAAGTGGTGCGCCGTCTGGTGCAGATGCTGTACGTGCAGGCCCATTTGCTGGGCCACCACCCGCTCAGGCAGGAAGAACTGACCCTCCTCACCGAGGGTTTGCAGGAAATGATGTTCTGGGGCCTCAGGGCAGACCGGATGCTGAATTGA